In Oncorhynchus clarkii lewisi isolate Uvic-CL-2024 chromosome 24, UVic_Ocla_1.0, whole genome shotgun sequence, one DNA window encodes the following:
- the LOC139382448 gene encoding transmembrane protein 199-like, which produces MASSFVIGNTFRERVRDFLEKDDASVPTELQKELEDILQREQPSTLSFRTARKLHKCLLDNGQPFYLNELLEDSSLHLPEVETPPRNPVLVARLERIRAKLANEEYNRITRNVNTQQMNRRETLADFGKEVRSAKAAVVTVLNFLVTVVATFACSYLGSQYLFTETTPRVISAVIAASVVGLAELYVLVRTMEGELGEP; this is translated from the exons ATGGCGTCGTCATTTGTGATTGGAAACACATTTCGAGAGAGGGTAAGAGACTTTCTGGAGAAGGATGATGCTTCAGTTCCAACAGAACTACAGAAAGAATTGGAAGATATTCTTCAACGGGAACAGCCATCAACTCTGTCTTTCAGAACTGCAAGGAAACTTCATAAATGTCTGCTCGACAATG GTCAACCCTTCTACCTTAATGAGTTGTTGGAGGACAGCTCATTGCACCTGCCTGAGGTTGAAACGCCCCCCAGA AACCCTGTGCTCGTGGCTCGTCTGGAGCGAATCAGAGCCAAGTTGGCCAATGAAGAATACAACAGGATCACACGGAATGTAAACACTCAG caaatgAATCGTCGTGAGACATTGGCGGACTTTGGGAAAGAAG TGCGCTCAGCCAAAGCTGCTGTTGTGACGGTCTTAAACTTCCTAGTGACAGTGGTGGCGACGTTCGCCTGCTCCTATCTCGGCAGTCAATACCTCTTCACAGAGACAACGCCG AGGGTGATATCTGCAGTGATTGCTGCGTCCGTCGTCGGCCTGGCAGAGCTGTATGTTCTGGTACGGACCATGGAGGGAGAGCTAGGAGAGCCATAG